One Blastopirellula marina genomic window carries:
- a CDS encoding PIG-L family deacetylase translates to MIDVEKEFPQYDVIAVGAHPDDVEIACGGTLARLSDLGHKVAIIDLTDGEPTPHSPGPDIRLAEAMEAAKVLGVHKRITLDLPNRRLFDSFEARVMLAKEFRKYRPKVVLGFGDRTPMASPDHWQAMQITDAAVFYSRLTKWDEHFDNLPVHTVSRHLYYKIAFEPINKLDAAGSFVHDITDTLERKIESVRCYQTQFPPAKDYIYDRVRGAAIYLGATAGYGAGELFYTTRAVATPDMMQLLFPEEKA, encoded by the coding sequence ATGATTGACGTAGAAAAAGAGTTCCCGCAGTACGATGTGATTGCTGTGGGGGCTCATCCCGACGACGTGGAAATTGCCTGTGGCGGCACGCTGGCCCGGCTATCGGACCTGGGACACAAGGTCGCGATCATCGATCTGACCGACGGCGAACCCACACCTCATTCGCCCGGCCCAGATATTCGCTTGGCCGAAGCGATGGAAGCGGCGAAGGTGCTGGGTGTGCATAAGCGAATCACGCTCGACTTGCCCAATCGGCGGCTGTTCGATTCGTTCGAGGCCCGCGTGATGCTGGCCAAGGAGTTCCGCAAGTATCGGCCGAAAGTGGTCCTCGGATTTGGCGATCGTACGCCGATGGCTTCCCCTGATCATTGGCAGGCCATGCAGATCACCGATGCGGCCGTTTTCTATTCGCGTCTGACCAAGTGGGACGAGCACTTCGACAACCTACCCGTTCACACGGTAAGTCGGCACTTGTATTACAAAATCGCCTTCGAGCCGATCAACAAGTTGGACGCGGCTGGCAGCTTTGTGCACGACATCACCGATACGCTAGAGCGGAAGATCGAAAGTGTGCGCTGCTACCAAACGCAATTTCCGCCGGCTAAAGATTACATCTACGACCGCGTTCGCGGCGCGGCTATCTACCTGGGAGCGACCGCTGGCTATGGAGCGGGCGAGTTGTTCTACACCACCCGGGCTGTCGCCACGCCAGACATGATGCAGCTGCTCTTTCCGGAAGAGAAAGCGTAA
- the cbiE gene encoding precorrin-6y C5,15-methyltransferase (decarboxylating) subunit CbiE has product MSTSPKIFIVGIGDDGFEGLTSQSTRILGDAQVIVGNAQVLGHVDKLSAEKVPVSGDLGEIVETLEKHQDKDVVLLTSGDPLFYGVSKYLCDKLGKDRFHVIPHVSSMQLAFARIKESWDDAHLANLANQPLESVIAAARISEAIGLFTTEAIPPKEVAKTLLGHDLDYFHAYVCENLGSPNECVTQGDLKEIAEQSFGPLNVMILVRKPDVPDRPMSLVGKRKFGNPDDVFRQSKPKRGLLTPMEVRCIALSLLDLGDSSVVWDVGAGSGSVSIEAGMIAEKGSVYAIEMDPEDHGLIRTNIDNFAVKNVQAVLGKAPEAWTSLPDPDCIFIGGTGRQISGICEQALKRLKPGGRIVANISSIENLADVHRLFDAEAEAAKVTMVNISHATYQLERHRFEASNPTFLVSAKKPLKK; this is encoded by the coding sequence GTGAGCACGTCTCCGAAAATATTTATCGTAGGAATTGGCGACGACGGTTTCGAGGGGCTGACCAGCCAATCGACCAGGATTCTGGGAGACGCCCAGGTGATCGTCGGCAATGCCCAGGTCTTAGGCCACGTCGACAAGCTGAGCGCCGAGAAGGTGCCAGTGAGTGGCGATCTTGGCGAAATCGTCGAAACATTGGAAAAGCACCAGGACAAAGACGTTGTCTTGCTGACCAGTGGCGATCCGCTGTTCTACGGCGTGTCGAAGTACTTGTGCGACAAGCTTGGCAAAGATCGCTTCCATGTCATTCCGCACGTCAGCAGCATGCAGTTGGCGTTTGCCCGCATCAAGGAAAGCTGGGACGACGCACACTTGGCGAACCTGGCCAATCAACCGCTTGAATCGGTGATTGCCGCCGCCCGCATCTCGGAAGCGATCGGCTTGTTCACCACCGAAGCGATCCCGCCGAAGGAAGTCGCGAAAACGCTGTTAGGACACGACCTCGATTACTTCCATGCCTACGTCTGCGAAAACCTTGGCTCGCCCAACGAATGCGTGACGCAAGGCGATCTGAAAGAAATCGCCGAGCAAAGCTTTGGCCCGCTGAACGTGATGATCCTGGTTCGCAAGCCCGACGTGCCGGATCGACCGATGTCGCTGGTCGGCAAACGCAAGTTCGGCAACCCGGACGACGTCTTCCGTCAATCGAAGCCCAAGCGTGGTTTGCTGACGCCGATGGAAGTCCGTTGCATCGCGCTTTCGCTGCTCGACTTGGGAGATTCAAGTGTCGTGTGGGACGTTGGCGCCGGGAGCGGTAGCGTTTCGATCGAGGCTGGGATGATCGCCGAAAAAGGTTCGGTCTACGCGATTGAAATGGATCCGGAAGACCACGGGCTGATTCGTACCAACATCGACAACTTCGCCGTGAAGAACGTCCAGGCCGTACTCGGCAAAGCACCGGAAGCATGGACCTCGCTTCCCGATCCTGATTGCATCTTCATCGGCGGCACCGGTCGTCAGATTAGCGGCATCTGCGAGCAAGCCCTTAAACGCTTGAAGCCAGGGGGCCGTATCGTGGCGAATATCAGTAGCATCGAGAACCTGGCGGATGTTCATCGCTTGTTCGACGCCGAGGCGGAAGCCGCCAAGGTGACCATGGTGAACATCTCGCACGCGACCTACCAACTGGAACGACACCGCTTCGAGGCCTCGAACCCGACCTTCCTGGTCAGCGCGAAGAAGCCGCTGAAGAAGTAA
- a CDS encoding linear amide C-N hydrolase, protein MLVRLTELLTMAMPLVFSLLAVTPVLACSRILWNDNGFAVVSSRTMDWPESTEPKLVVFPRGVTHNGGKLAGMDVVAENPQIWNAKYGSVVTTVYGIGTVDGLNEEGLAVHALYLTATNYGERDPKLPGVHAGLWAQYILDNAKCVEEAVQLTKDIQVVMVEAHGREASIHLALEDQLGDSAIFEYIDGKLVIHHGKQYQVMTNDPAYDEQLKLLSKLDFSKPSSDMPLPGNVNPRDRFQRASYYLGLLPKPKDERQAVANVLAIARNVSVPFGAPYKDFGVYNTEYRTAIDLTNRRYFFELTTSPSVIWVNLDKMDFSPGAPILELNPYDSGLTGNVDGKFKKLDKAPF, encoded by the coding sequence ATGCTTGTTCGCCTCACTGAACTGCTTACCATGGCGATGCCGCTGGTCTTCAGCTTGCTAGCCGTCACCCCTGTCTTGGCCTGCTCGCGCATTTTGTGGAACGACAACGGATTTGCTGTCGTCAGTTCCCGCACGATGGACTGGCCGGAATCGACCGAGCCGAAGTTGGTTGTCTTCCCCCGCGGCGTGACCCACAACGGTGGCAAGCTGGCCGGCATGGATGTGGTCGCCGAGAACCCACAGATTTGGAACGCCAAGTACGGCAGCGTGGTGACCACTGTTTACGGGATTGGCACCGTCGATGGGCTCAACGAAGAAGGGCTCGCGGTCCATGCGTTGTACCTGACGGCAACGAACTACGGCGAGCGCGATCCGAAACTACCCGGCGTCCATGCTGGCTTATGGGCCCAGTACATTCTGGACAACGCCAAGTGTGTGGAGGAAGCCGTGCAACTTACCAAGGACATCCAAGTCGTGATGGTCGAAGCCCACGGGCGGGAAGCGAGCATTCACCTTGCTTTGGAAGACCAGCTAGGTGACTCGGCGATTTTCGAATATATCGATGGCAAGCTGGTCATCCACCATGGCAAGCAATACCAAGTGATGACCAACGACCCCGCCTACGACGAACAATTAAAACTGCTCTCGAAGCTCGACTTCTCCAAGCCCAGCAGCGACATGCCACTGCCAGGTAACGTGAACCCACGCGATCGATTCCAACGGGCTTCCTACTACCTGGGCTTGTTGCCCAAGCCGAAAGATGAACGCCAAGCTGTGGCTAACGTGCTGGCGATTGCTCGCAACGTTTCGGTCCCGTTCGGTGCCCCCTACAAAGACTTCGGCGTTTACAACACCGAATACCGCACGGCGATCGATTTGACCAACCGTCGCTACTTCTTCGAGCTGACTACCAGCCCCAGCGTGATCTGGGTGAACCTAGACAAGATGGACTTCTCACCCGGAGCTCCCATCCTGGAATTGAATCCGTACGACTCAGGCCTCACGGGTAATGTCGACGGAAAGTTCAAGAAGCTCGACAAGGCTCCGTTCTAA
- a CDS encoding phosphoglycerate dehydrogenase, with protein MPTVCVTPAHFHSYELPYCQILQKAGFEIRFIDPEKHNLRDPATLIEQLGDCEAVLANPEPYTPEVLSQCQVRVISRAGVGFDSVDLEAATTNGIVVTRTPGVLHEAVAEQTLAFLFAISRNVIPRDRDARHGRWQRAAFPRLKGQTLGLVGLCPIGRCVAEKALALGLKVIAYDPYAAPHAGVELVTLDRLWSDADIVSLHVPCLPETAHLINRTTLARMKPGAVLINTSRGGLVDEAALVDALTSGHLSAAALDVFEEEPTRPDNPLLKLDNVVLAPHVAGLDIESLKDMANMAAENIVALHRGEWPSANIVNPEVRPNWKW; from the coding sequence ATGCCAACCGTTTGCGTCACGCCGGCCCATTTCCATTCGTACGAACTGCCATATTGCCAGATTTTGCAAAAAGCAGGCTTCGAGATCCGGTTTATCGATCCCGAAAAGCACAACCTGCGTGACCCAGCCACGCTGATCGAACAACTCGGCGATTGCGAGGCGGTGCTGGCCAACCCCGAGCCCTATACCCCAGAGGTTCTATCGCAGTGCCAGGTTCGCGTCATCTCGCGGGCCGGGGTCGGGTTTGATTCGGTCGATCTGGAAGCCGCCACGACCAACGGAATCGTTGTCACGCGTACCCCAGGCGTGCTGCATGAAGCCGTTGCCGAACAGACGCTCGCGTTCCTGTTCGCCATCTCTCGGAACGTGATCCCGCGCGATCGCGATGCGCGCCACGGACGTTGGCAACGGGCCGCATTCCCACGACTGAAAGGGCAGACACTCGGGCTGGTCGGCCTGTGTCCGATAGGTCGCTGCGTGGCCGAAAAGGCGTTGGCACTTGGATTGAAGGTCATTGCCTACGATCCGTACGCCGCACCGCATGCAGGGGTCGAACTGGTGACGCTCGATCGGTTGTGGAGCGATGCCGACATCGTCAGCCTGCATGTTCCTTGCCTGCCCGAGACCGCCCACCTCATCAATCGCACTACGCTTGCACGGATGAAGCCGGGAGCCGTCTTGATAAACACTTCGCGTGGTGGCCTCGTCGACGAAGCCGCACTGGTCGACGCGTTGACCTCGGGGCATCTCTCAGCGGCCGCACTCGATGTATTCGAAGAAGAACCAACTCGGCCAGACAATCCACTGCTGAAACTCGACAACGTGGTGCTGGCCCCACATGTGGCTGGGCTCGATATCGAGTCGCTGAAAGACATGGCCAACATGGCAGCGGAGAACATTGTGGCTTTACATCGCGGCGAGTGGCCGTCCGCGAATATCGTCAATCCTGAGGTACGTCCCAACTGGAAGTGGTAG